The Streptomyces europaeiscabiei genome window below encodes:
- a CDS encoding SpoIIE family protein phosphatase, with product MERHVVDEPGVDPGPDAFGEALTVRATVDEHGTVTGWSAGAERLLGYTPTQILGRPAASLLAEEPPASALPSSSGLPRWHGTLVLRHRDGRRLEVRVLAHHRTTYCGTRDWFLVSALAGTRPRPGDDALALRGFLDSPSCATSVHDTDLRWRRSNRASRDALGLGDDDLRGLRMTEAIDDPAMGEVERLMRQVLETGEPQYMENHARAPGETREHAWSVHLYRLEAEDGRVLGVATTGHDMTEQYWARKRLQLIAEAGQRIGSTLDVTRTAQELADIAVPDLADFISVDLLASLDDLREPPPQAAEAGRAIALRRIAHQSVLPGSPEAVVAPGGVDAYPDGSPPVESLRSGRAALYRVTEPAIADWVAQDQLRTSRIRDFGFHSVMTVPLSARGTTLGVAVFARHRHPEPFQQDDLVLAEELSARAAVSIDNALRYTRERATAVTLQRSLLPQSLPEQAAVEVVTRYLPAGARAGVGGDWFDVIPLSGARVALVVGDVVGHGIHASATMGRLRTAVRTLADIDLPPDELLTHLDDLVARLATDAEAGAERAAEGGAAPGDVTAGVVGATCLYAVYDPVSRRCTLARAGHPLPVVVSPDGTAELLDLPAGPPLGLGGLPFESRETELPENSLLALYTDGLIESRDGENNGGATGIDDGITRLRRTLAAPAASLDALCDRVLGAVLPERPTDDVALLVARPRALDPDRVATWDVASDPSSVAEARKNALCRLESWGLNDAAFVTELVVSELVTNAIRHAEPPVQLRLIHDRSLICEVSDGSSTTPHMRRARAYDEGGRGLLLVAQLTERWGTRPTPTGKTIWTEQTLE from the coding sequence ATGGAGCGGCATGTCGTCGACGAACCGGGGGTGGACCCGGGCCCGGACGCGTTCGGGGAGGCGCTCACCGTGCGGGCCACCGTCGACGAACACGGCACCGTGACCGGCTGGAGCGCCGGCGCCGAACGCCTGCTCGGCTACACGCCGACGCAGATCCTGGGTCGGCCGGCCGCCTCCCTGCTCGCCGAGGAGCCCCCGGCGAGCGCCCTCCCGTCCTCCTCCGGCCTGCCGAGATGGCACGGCACGCTCGTCCTGCGGCACCGTGACGGCCGCCGCCTGGAGGTCAGGGTCCTGGCGCATCACCGCACGACGTACTGCGGGACCCGCGACTGGTTTCTGGTCTCCGCCCTGGCGGGGACGCGGCCCCGCCCCGGTGACGACGCGCTCGCGCTGCGCGGTTTCCTCGACTCCCCGAGCTGCGCCACCTCGGTGCACGACACGGACCTGCGCTGGCGCCGGTCCAACCGGGCCTCACGGGACGCCCTGGGGCTGGGCGACGACGACCTGCGCGGGCTGCGGATGACGGAGGCGATCGACGACCCGGCCATGGGGGAGGTCGAGCGGCTGATGCGGCAGGTCCTGGAAACTGGCGAACCGCAGTACATGGAGAACCACGCGCGGGCACCCGGCGAGACCCGCGAACACGCTTGGTCGGTCCACCTCTACCGGCTGGAGGCCGAAGACGGCCGCGTCCTCGGCGTGGCCACCACCGGGCACGACATGACGGAGCAGTACTGGGCCCGCAAACGCCTCCAGCTCATCGCAGAGGCCGGCCAACGCATCGGCAGCACCCTCGACGTGACGCGGACGGCGCAGGAACTGGCGGACATCGCGGTCCCGGACCTCGCCGACTTCATCAGCGTCGACCTCCTGGCGTCCCTCGACGACCTGCGCGAACCACCCCCGCAGGCCGCCGAGGCCGGCCGCGCCATCGCCCTGCGGCGCATCGCCCACCAGTCCGTGCTGCCGGGGAGCCCGGAGGCGGTCGTCGCGCCGGGCGGGGTGGACGCGTACCCGGACGGCTCGCCGCCGGTGGAGAGTCTGCGCTCGGGCCGTGCCGCGCTGTACCGGGTGACCGAGCCCGCGATCGCCGACTGGGTGGCCCAGGACCAGCTCCGGACCTCCCGTATCCGCGATTTCGGGTTCCACTCGGTGATGACCGTGCCCCTGTCGGCACGCGGAACCACCCTGGGCGTCGCCGTCTTCGCCCGGCACCGGCATCCCGAGCCCTTCCAGCAGGACGACCTCGTCCTGGCCGAGGAACTGTCGGCCCGAGCGGCCGTCAGCATCGACAACGCCCTGCGCTACACGCGCGAACGCGCGACGGCCGTCACCCTGCAGCGCAGCCTGCTGCCGCAGAGCCTGCCCGAGCAGGCCGCGGTCGAGGTCGTCACCCGCTACCTCCCGGCCGGCGCCCGCGCCGGGGTGGGCGGCGACTGGTTCGACGTCATCCCGCTGTCCGGGGCCAGGGTGGCACTGGTCGTGGGCGACGTCGTGGGCCACGGCATCCACGCCTCCGCGACCATGGGCCGGCTGCGGACCGCCGTACGCACCCTCGCCGACATCGACCTGCCTCCGGACGAACTGCTCACCCACCTCGACGACCTCGTGGCCCGTCTGGCCACCGATGCGGAGGCCGGTGCGGAGCGGGCCGCCGAGGGAGGGGCGGCGCCAGGGGACGTGACCGCGGGCGTCGTCGGCGCGACGTGTCTGTACGCCGTGTACGACCCCGTCTCGCGCCGGTGCACGCTCGCCCGGGCGGGGCATCCGCTGCCGGTCGTGGTGAGCCCGGACGGCACCGCCGAACTGCTCGACCTTCCGGCGGGACCCCCGCTGGGCCTGGGTGGGCTGCCCTTCGAGTCACGGGAGACCGAACTGCCGGAGAACAGCCTGCTAGCTCTCTACACGGACGGCCTGATCGAATCCCGGGACGGTGAGAACAACGGCGGCGCCACCGGCATCGACGACGGCATCACCCGGCTGCGTCGGACCCTCGCCGCCCCCGCCGCCTCCCTGGACGCGCTGTGCGACCGGGTCCTGGGCGCCGTACTGCCCGAGCGACCCACCGACGACGTGGCCCTGCTCGTCGCCCGCCCCCGCGCACTCGACCCCGACCGGGTCGCCACCTGGGACGTGGCCTCCGACCCCTCCTCGGTCGCCGAGGCCCGCAAGAACGCCCTCTGCCGGCTGGAGAGCTGGGGTCTCAACGACGCGGCCTTCGTCACCGAGCTGGTCGTCAGCGAACTGGTCACCAACGCCATCCGGCACGCCGAACCGCCCGTCCAGCTGCGGCTGATCCACGACAGAAGCCTCATCTGCGAGGTCTCGGACGGCAGCAGCACGACACCTCACATGCGCCGCGCCCGCGCCTACGACGAAGGAGGCCGGGGTCTGCTCCTGGTCGCCCAGCTGACCGAACGCTGGGGCACCCGCCCCACCCCCACGGGCAAGACGATCTGGACGGAACAGACCCTCGAATGA
- a CDS encoding DUF2637 domain-containing protein has product MPKIRYRLLSCRSEKRTPNGLIQMRTDYDSVDQHFDGQPFETQPIWLPGPRAASGVWDPNDELIHMPYMTHHVDPTPPLPDVRERPRRPVSRRRPRPGAHIFSKNPRIVPVVFLITTIAVCALTMLYWSVSYSYGQLRGIALLVVAEHLARWWPLTVYGPWLLAGLSILRASVQQRTARRSWAVMLLCSGTAVALCIGQSPGSLLAMAIVGIPPITALVCFRELVGQFSSGHGPRHAADTLNGPKQGRP; this is encoded by the coding sequence ATGCCCAAAATCAGGTATCGACTCCTCTCGTGCCGGTCGGAAAAGCGGACCCCGAATGGACTGATTCAAATGAGAACCGATTATGATTCGGTAGATCAACACTTCGACGGGCAGCCCTTCGAGACACAGCCCATCTGGCTCCCCGGCCCAAGGGCCGCGTCCGGCGTGTGGGACCCGAACGACGAGCTGATCCACATGCCGTACATGACGCACCACGTGGATCCCACCCCTCCCCTGCCGGACGTGCGCGAGCGCCCGCGCCGCCCGGTCAGCCGACGGCGGCCACGCCCGGGCGCCCACATCTTTTCCAAAAACCCTAGGATCGTCCCAGTCGTTTTCTTAATTACGACAATCGCCGTGTGCGCACTGACGATGCTTTATTGGTCCGTCTCTTATTCGTACGGTCAGCTTCGCGGCATCGCGCTGCTGGTCGTGGCGGAACATCTGGCGCGATGGTGGCCCCTGACCGTGTACGGGCCGTGGCTCCTGGCGGGTCTGTCCATCCTGCGGGCATCCGTTCAGCAGCGGACCGCCCGGCGGTCCTGGGCGGTGATGCTGCTCTGCTCCGGCACGGCGGTGGCCCTGTGCATCGGCCAGTCTCCGGGTTCCCTGCTGGCCATGGCGATCGTCGGGATCCCGCCGATCACGGCCCTCGTCTGCTTCCGTGAACTCGTCGGCCAGTTCTCGTCCGGGCACGGCCCCCGCCACGCCGCCGACACCCTCAACGGGCCGAAGCAGGGCAGGCCGTAG
- a CDS encoding serine hydrolase domain-containing protein has protein sequence MRRTPSRRLFAAALLVASVLAPMAVTPAAAVHTARVDRYDKVDRHDKGDPHSKDECPSGGLGRGVTARLDKAVADVRREAGIPGVAVGLWMPGKGCYVRATGVADTVTRRRMTTDQFMRIGSETKTFTVTALLELVDDRLIRLDDQISRYVRGVPNGARITLRHLAEMRSGLFPYSADSDFARALLSDPGRSFTPRELLAYGFRHPNTFAPGEEFQYSNTNLILLGLVVEKVGGRPLADFIRERVLHPARLRHTLFPEGREFPEPHAHGYTNQTLSGEIEDATDWNPSWAWAAGAMISDLHDLRRWARIVATGTLLSPQTQRERLRMLPTGFPGTSYGLGIFDSGGWIGHNGSIPGYQSVTVYLPSRKATLVLLLNTDVTHDGQEPSSLLARAITEIVTPDNVYDRPAPPR, from the coding sequence ATGCGACGTACCCCCTCCCGCCGTCTGTTCGCCGCCGCGTTGCTGGTGGCGTCCGTCCTGGCCCCGATGGCGGTGACGCCCGCCGCGGCCGTCCACACCGCACGCGTCGACCGGTACGACAAGGTGGACCGCCACGACAAGGGCGACCCGCACAGCAAGGACGAGTGCCCATCGGGCGGCCTCGGCCGTGGAGTGACCGCCCGGCTGGACAAGGCCGTCGCGGACGTCCGCCGGGAGGCCGGCATCCCCGGCGTCGCCGTCGGACTGTGGATGCCGGGCAAGGGGTGCTACGTCCGCGCGACCGGGGTCGCCGACACGGTCACCCGCAGGCGGATGACCACCGACCAGTTCATGCGGATCGGCAGCGAGACCAAGACCTTCACGGTCACCGCGCTGCTCGAACTCGTCGACGACCGTCTGATCCGGCTGGACGACCAGATCTCCCGCTACGTCCGCGGTGTGCCGAACGGTGCCCGGATCACCCTGCGCCATCTCGCGGAGATGCGCAGCGGCCTGTTCCCGTACAGCGCGGACTCGGACTTCGCGCGGGCCCTGCTGAGCGACCCGGGCCGTTCGTTCACCCCGCGGGAGCTGCTCGCGTACGGCTTCCGGCATCCGAACACCTTTGCGCCGGGTGAGGAGTTCCAGTACTCCAACACCAACCTCATCCTGCTCGGACTGGTGGTCGAGAAGGTCGGCGGGCGGCCCCTCGCCGACTTCATCCGCGAGCGGGTGCTCCACCCGGCCCGGCTGCGCCACACGCTGTTCCCCGAGGGCCGCGAGTTCCCCGAGCCGCACGCACACGGCTACACCAACCAGACGCTGAGCGGTGAGATCGAGGACGCCACGGACTGGAACCCCAGCTGGGCCTGGGCGGCCGGGGCGATGATCTCGGACCTGCACGACCTGCGCCGCTGGGCCAGGATCGTCGCCACCGGGACGCTGCTCAGCCCGCAGACCCAGCGGGAGCGGCTCAGGATGCTGCCGACCGGCTTCCCCGGGACCAGCTACGGCCTCGGCATCTTCGACTCCGGCGGCTGGATCGGGCACAACGGCTCCATCCCGGGATACCAGAGCGTCACCGTCTACCTGCCGTCGCGGAAGGCCACCCTGGTGCTGCTGCTCAACACCGACGTCACCCACGACGGCCAGGAGCCGTCCTCGCTCCTCGCCCGCGCGATCACGGAGATCGTCACCCCGGACAACGTCTACGACCGCCCGGCGCCCCCGCGCTGA
- a CDS encoding YihY/virulence factor BrkB family protein, with translation MMRTLKRHDKRSDTKPEAGPNAGPDEQVERRAPDSPTDLSGRSWRSVLKGTLKEFKKDELTDRAAALTYYGILALFPALLALVSLLGIVGESATQQVLDNIQKLAPGAARDVLTNAVQQMQGNAGLGSVMAIVALALAVWSASGYVAAFIRSANAVYDVPEGRPVWKVLPVRVGVTVLLMVMAVISALIVVFTGGLARELGTALGVGDTALTVWSIAKWPVLVLLVTVMIAVLYWATPNAKVRGFRWITPGSFLALLIWMIASAGFAFYVANFGSYNRTYGALAGVIIFLVWLWITNLAILLGLEFDAELARRRAIEGGHPPHEEPYVQPRDTRKWDEEDHRRLEH, from the coding sequence ATGATGCGGACGCTGAAGCGACATGACAAGCGGTCGGACACAAAGCCGGAGGCGGGGCCGAACGCCGGGCCGGACGAGCAGGTGGAGCGGCGGGCGCCGGACAGTCCCACGGACCTGTCCGGGCGCTCCTGGCGTTCGGTGCTGAAAGGCACCCTGAAGGAGTTCAAGAAGGACGAGCTGACCGACCGGGCGGCGGCACTGACCTACTACGGGATCCTGGCCCTGTTCCCGGCGCTGCTGGCACTCGTGTCCCTGCTGGGGATCGTCGGGGAGTCGGCGACGCAGCAGGTGCTGGACAACATCCAGAAACTCGCCCCCGGCGCCGCCCGGGACGTGTTGACCAACGCGGTCCAGCAGATGCAGGGCAACGCGGGGCTCGGTTCGGTCATGGCGATCGTGGCTCTGGCGCTCGCGGTGTGGTCGGCCTCCGGCTACGTCGCGGCGTTCATCAGGAGCGCGAACGCGGTGTACGACGTCCCCGAGGGCCGCCCGGTCTGGAAGGTGCTGCCGGTCCGGGTCGGCGTGACGGTGCTGCTGATGGTCATGGCCGTGATCAGCGCGCTGATCGTGGTGTTCACCGGCGGCCTCGCGCGGGAGCTGGGCACCGCGCTCGGGGTCGGCGACACGGCTCTCACCGTGTGGTCGATCGCGAAGTGGCCGGTGCTGGTCCTCCTGGTCACGGTCATGATCGCGGTCCTGTACTGGGCCACACCGAACGCGAAGGTCCGCGGCTTCCGCTGGATCACACCGGGCAGCTTCCTCGCCCTGCTGATCTGGATGATCGCCTCCGCCGGGTTCGCGTTCTACGTGGCGAACTTCGGCTCGTACAACAGGACGTACGGTGCCCTCGCCGGCGTGATCATCTTCCTGGTCTGGCTGTGGATCACGAACCTGGCGATCCTGCTCGGCCTGGAGTTCGACGCGGAGCTGGCCCGCCGCCGTGCCATCGAGGGCGGTCATCCCCCGCACGAGGAGCCGTACGTCCAACCGCGCGACACCCGGAAGTGGGACGAGGAGGACCACCGCCGTCTCGAACACTGA
- a CDS encoding DUF4235 domain-containing protein: protein MKASKIAYKPVGPALGAVSGAPAGGVFKQVWKKLGHDQGAPDATDEDRTWREVVSAAVVQGAIFAGVKAVVDRGGAVATRRLTGAWPG from the coding sequence ATGAAGGCCTCGAAGATCGCCTACAAGCCCGTCGGTCCGGCGCTGGGCGCCGTCAGCGGTGCGCCGGCCGGCGGGGTGTTCAAACAGGTGTGGAAGAAGCTCGGGCATGATCAGGGCGCCCCCGACGCGACCGACGAGGACCGTACCTGGCGCGAGGTCGTGTCGGCGGCCGTCGTACAGGGCGCGATATTCGCCGGAGTCAAAGCCGTCGTCGACCGCGGTGGTGCCGTGGCGACCCGGCGTCTGACCGGCGCCTGGCCCGGCTGA
- a CDS encoding right-handed parallel beta-helix repeat-containing protein, translating into MTKWHIASMACIAALIGVGLGAAPQAVAHHRTHVVFPGQSIQKAVNAAAAGDTVLVTSGKFRESVRVSTPGITLRGMGRGTVVSPPAKKAAGGCADGNGICVIGTKDSKVEDVTVAALTVTGFTGSGVFAQDTDGLTVRHVTAVKNGVWGIAQERSVRGVFRKNTARDNGDAGLFLANTIKAEQGATDSGGTVVAHNRLEGNRIGLTVRRLRNLTVADNHLTGNCAGVFVVGDENKPRAGALTVRDNLIDRNNKSCPKTARLDALQGIGIVLTGTEDTLVTRNRILGNVGASPLSGGIVVWKSFVGTTSQRNRITDNLLEANSPADIVNTDTAGKGNTFTGNTCRASKPAGLC; encoded by the coding sequence ATGACGAAATGGCATATCGCCTCCATGGCATGTATCGCGGCACTCATCGGGGTGGGGCTCGGGGCCGCCCCGCAGGCTGTCGCCCACCACCGGACCCATGTGGTCTTTCCGGGGCAGTCGATCCAGAAGGCGGTGAACGCCGCCGCGGCGGGGGACACCGTCCTCGTGACCTCCGGCAAGTTCCGCGAGAGCGTCAGGGTGAGCACACCCGGGATCACCCTGCGCGGCATGGGCCGCGGCACGGTCGTCTCACCCCCCGCGAAGAAGGCCGCCGGCGGCTGTGCCGACGGCAACGGCATCTGCGTGATCGGGACCAAGGACAGCAAGGTCGAGGACGTCACCGTCGCCGCCCTGACCGTCACCGGGTTCACCGGGTCCGGAGTGTTCGCCCAGGACACCGACGGGCTGACCGTGCGGCACGTGACCGCGGTGAAGAACGGCGTGTGGGGCATCGCCCAGGAGCGTTCGGTGCGCGGCGTGTTCCGGAAGAACACCGCCCGGGACAACGGCGACGCGGGCCTGTTCCTCGCGAACACCATCAAGGCCGAGCAGGGCGCCACCGACAGCGGCGGGACCGTGGTCGCGCACAACCGCCTGGAGGGCAACCGGATCGGCCTCACCGTCCGGCGGCTGCGCAACCTCACCGTGGCGGACAACCACCTCACCGGCAACTGCGCGGGCGTCTTCGTCGTGGGCGACGAGAACAAGCCGAGGGCCGGCGCGCTGACCGTGCGCGACAACCTCATCGACCGGAACAACAAGTCCTGCCCGAAGACCGCGCGGCTGGACGCCCTGCAGGGCATCGGCATCGTGCTGACCGGTACCGAGGACACCCTCGTCACCCGGAACCGGATCCTGGGGAACGTCGGCGCCTCCCCGCTGTCGGGCGGCATCGTCGTCTGGAAGAGCTTCGTGGGCACCACCAGTCAGCGGAACCGGATCACCGACAACCTGCTGGAGGCCAACTCCCCGGCGGACATCGTCAACACGGACACCGCCGGCAAGGGCAACACCTTCACGGGCAACACCTGCCGGGCGTCCAAGCCCGCGGGACTGTGCTGA
- a CDS encoding methyltransferase, translated as MTTAQTGRTAQPPPTAPTSRTQAAHTAQGAQASPPPPMRFRELVFGAACAAALRAAARLGVADALDDTPQTVENLAAAVKAEPKPLRRLLRALSCYGVFTERPDGTFAHTDMSRLLREDDPHSLRAIALWCTEPWTWDAWPKLDEAVRSGHNVVEELYGKEFFVYLNEDAPESADVFNRAMTTSSVQSARDVAELLDLSGSSSVADIGGGQGHVVASLLEKHPSLHGTLLDLPRVVENADPRLRPGGALADRMRVVPGDCREAVPVRADVYVIKNILEWDDDSTARLLRNVIGAGGPGTRVVVIENLVDDSPSMRFSTAMDLLLLLNVGGAKHTTESMTRRLTDAGLVIDDVRPVNAYLHAFDCHVPG; from the coding sequence ATGACGACCGCTCAGACCGGACGGACGGCACAGCCACCACCCACCGCTCCGACCTCACGGACCCAGGCCGCGCACACGGCCCAGGGCGCCCAGGCATCACCTCCGCCCCCCATGCGGTTCAGGGAACTCGTGTTCGGCGCGGCCTGTGCCGCCGCCCTGCGCGCGGCCGCCCGGCTGGGGGTCGCCGACGCCCTCGACGACACTCCGCAGACCGTGGAGAACCTCGCGGCGGCGGTGAAGGCCGAACCGAAGCCGCTGCGACGGCTGTTGCGGGCCCTGTCCTGCTACGGCGTCTTCACCGAACGGCCGGACGGGACGTTCGCGCACACCGACATGTCCCGGCTGCTGCGCGAGGACGACCCGCACAGCCTGCGCGCCATCGCCCTGTGGTGCACCGAACCGTGGACCTGGGACGCCTGGCCGAAGCTGGACGAGGCGGTGCGCTCCGGCCACAACGTCGTCGAGGAGCTGTACGGCAAGGAGTTCTTCGTCTACCTCAACGAGGACGCCCCGGAGTCGGCCGACGTCTTCAACCGAGCCATGACGACCTCCAGTGTGCAGTCCGCGCGGGACGTCGCCGAGCTTCTCGACCTGTCGGGGAGTTCGTCCGTCGCCGACATCGGCGGCGGCCAGGGGCACGTGGTGGCGAGCCTGTTGGAGAAGCACCCGTCGCTGCACGGCACCCTGCTCGACCTGCCGCGCGTGGTGGAGAACGCCGACCCGCGGCTGCGTCCGGGCGGCGCGCTCGCAGACCGGATGCGCGTCGTCCCCGGCGACTGCCGCGAGGCCGTCCCGGTCCGGGCCGATGTGTACGTCATCAAGAACATCCTGGAGTGGGACGACGACAGCACGGCCCGGCTGCTGCGCAACGTCATCGGGGCGGGCGGCCCCGGGACACGGGTCGTGGTCATCGAGAACCTCGTCGACGACTCGCCCTCGATGCGGTTCAGCACCGCCATGGACCTGCTGCTGCTCCTGAACGTCGGAGGGGCCAAGCACACCACCGAGAGCATGACCCGCAGGCTGACGGACGCGGGGCTGGTGATCGACGACGTGCGGCCGGTCAACGCCTATCTGCACGCCTTCGACTGCCACGTGCCCGGCTGA
- a CDS encoding TcmI family type II polyketide cyclase, with protein sequence MHQSLIVARMAPGAAPDIAKIFEESDRGELPHLIGVSRRSLFQFDDVYLHLVESERDPTPAITKLAGHPEFRGISERLSAYVTAYDPATWRSPKDAMANCFYRWERDGRS encoded by the coding sequence ATGCACCAGTCCCTGATCGTCGCCCGGATGGCCCCGGGCGCCGCCCCCGACATCGCCAAGATCTTCGAGGAGTCCGACCGAGGGGAGCTGCCGCACCTCATCGGGGTGTCCCGGCGCAGCCTCTTCCAGTTCGACGACGTGTACCTCCACCTCGTCGAGTCCGAGCGGGACCCCACCCCTGCCATCACGAAGCTGGCCGGTCACCCGGAGTTCCGGGGCATCAGCGAACGGCTGTCGGCGTACGTCACCGCGTACGACCCGGCGACCTGGCGTTCGCCGAAGGACGCGATGGCGAACTGCTTCTACCGGTGGGAGCGGGACGGCCGCTCCTGA
- a CDS encoding SRPBCC family protein — protein MAGHTQNEITIAAPVDLVWDMTNDVANWPRLFSEYATAEILSEEGNRVTFRLTMHPDENGKVWSWVSERETDRETLSVEARRVETGPFAYMNILWEYEKVPGGTRMMWTQDFSMKPDAPVDDDWMTDNINRNSKVQMALIRDRIEKAAAEQGAAPGLTD, from the coding sequence ATGGCCGGGCACACGCAGAACGAGATCACCATCGCCGCGCCGGTCGACCTGGTCTGGGACATGACCAACGACGTCGCGAACTGGCCCCGGCTGTTCAGCGAGTACGCCACCGCCGAGATCCTCTCCGAGGAGGGGAACCGGGTGACGTTCCGGCTGACCATGCACCCCGACGAGAACGGCAAGGTGTGGAGCTGGGTCTCGGAACGGGAGACGGACCGCGAGACGCTCAGCGTGGAGGCCCGCCGCGTCGAGACCGGGCCCTTCGCCTACATGAACATCCTGTGGGAGTACGAGAAGGTCCCGGGCGGCACCCGGATGATGTGGACGCAGGACTTCTCGATGAAGCCGGACGCGCCGGTCGACGACGACTGGATGACGGACAACATCAACCGGAACTCCAAGGTCCAGATGGCCCTGATCCGGGACCGCATCGAGAAGGCCGCCGCCGAGCAGGGTGCCGCGCCGGGCCTGACCGACTGA
- a CDS encoding acyl carrier protein, translating to MSDRITVEELSELMKKAAGVTVTPEELKQRLESGFDVIGIDSLGLLGIVGELENRYGTPMPPDAEKSRSPRQFLEQVNGALLAGA from the coding sequence ATGAGTGACCGCATCACCGTGGAAGAGCTGTCCGAGCTCATGAAGAAGGCCGCCGGGGTCACCGTCACCCCGGAGGAGCTCAAGCAGCGCCTGGAGTCCGGCTTCGATGTCATCGGCATCGACTCGCTCGGTCTGCTCGGCATCGTGGGCGAGCTGGAGAACCGGTACGGCACGCCGATGCCGCCGGACGCGGAGAAGAGCCGCAGCCCCCGGCAGTTCCTCGAACAGGTCAACGGCGCGCTTCTGGCAGGTGCCTGA
- a CDS encoding beta-ketoacyl synthase N-terminal-like domain-containing protein, which yields MSERRPRRAAVTGIGVVAPNGTSTETFWKSTREGISVLDRVTREGCEHLPLRVAGEVRNFDPPSAVEERYLVQTDRFTHFAMAAADQALDDARLDRPETDAAPFSVGVVTAAGSGGGEFGQRELQQLWSKGSRFVGPYQSIAWFYAATTGQISIRRGFKGPCGVIASDEAGGLDALAHAARAVRRGTDVMVAGATEAPLAPYSVVCQLGYEELSTVADPDRAYRPFTATACGFVPAEGGAMLVVEAEAEARERGAPVRALLAGHGATFTGASRWEESRAGLAEAIRVALDEAGCAPEEIDVVFADALGVQAADRAEAQAIADALGAHGTRVPVTAPKTAIGRGNGAAAVLDVAAAVLAMEHGVIPPTPNVFDVCHDLDLVTVGARAAEPRTALVLSRGLMGSNSALVLRLGTGDPS from the coding sequence ATGAGCGAACGGCGTCCTCGGCGCGCGGCCGTCACCGGAATCGGCGTGGTCGCGCCCAACGGAACCAGCACCGAGACGTTCTGGAAGTCCACCAGGGAGGGCATCAGCGTCCTGGACCGGGTCACCCGTGAGGGCTGCGAGCACCTGCCGCTGCGGGTGGCCGGCGAGGTCCGGAACTTCGACCCGCCGTCGGCGGTCGAGGAGCGCTACCTCGTCCAGACCGACCGCTTCACGCACTTCGCGATGGCCGCCGCCGACCAGGCGCTCGACGACGCCCGCCTCGACCGGCCCGAGACCGACGCCGCGCCGTTCTCCGTGGGCGTGGTCACCGCGGCCGGCTCCGGCGGCGGCGAGTTCGGGCAGCGGGAGCTGCAGCAACTGTGGTCCAAGGGCAGCCGCTTCGTGGGGCCCTACCAGTCCATCGCCTGGTTCTACGCCGCGACCACCGGCCAGATCTCCATCCGCCGCGGCTTCAAGGGCCCCTGCGGGGTCATCGCCTCCGACGAGGCCGGCGGCCTGGACGCCCTGGCGCACGCGGCGCGGGCCGTGCGGCGCGGCACCGACGTGATGGTGGCCGGCGCGACCGAGGCGCCGCTCGCCCCCTACTCGGTGGTCTGCCAGCTCGGTTACGAGGAGCTGAGCACCGTCGCCGACCCGGACCGCGCCTACCGTCCGTTCACCGCCACGGCCTGCGGATTCGTGCCCGCCGAGGGCGGCGCCATGCTGGTCGTGGAGGCCGAGGCCGAGGCCCGGGAACGGGGCGCGCCCGTACGGGCCCTCCTGGCGGGCCACGGGGCGACGTTCACCGGCGCCTCCCGCTGGGAGGAGTCCCGGGCCGGACTCGCCGAGGCGATCCGGGTCGCCCTGGACGAGGCCGGCTGCGCCCCCGAGGAGATCGACGTGGTCTTCGCCGACGCCCTCGGCGTACAGGCGGCGGACCGCGCCGAGGCGCAGGCGATCGCGGACGCCCTCGGCGCGCACGGCACCCGCGTCCCCGTCACCGCGCCGAAGACAGCCATCGGCCGGGGCAACGGCGCGGCGGCCGTACTGGACGTCGCGGCGGCGGTGCTCGCGATGGAGCACGGCGTGATCCCGCCCACCCCCAACGTCTTCGACGTCTGCCACGACCTCGACCTCGTCACCGTCGGCGCCCGTGCCGCCGAGCCGCGCACGGCACTGGTCCTCAGCCGGGGACTCATGGGGTCGAACTCGGCGCTGGTGCTCCGGCTCGGCACCGGCGATCCCTCCTGA